Proteins found in one Gemmatimonadota bacterium genomic segment:
- a CDS encoding CocE/NonD family hydrolase — translation MPDSLQAKRWAVENELKSIAVVERKVMIPMRDGVRIAADIYYPKNASEKYPAIWVRTPYNFNYWDVANGVPRDMSAALTAVKRGYAFVDMQERGHFFSEGNYDILGAPISDGDDELNYLTSRPWSNGKVGTTGCSSTAEWQPAVASLGNKGFTAMNVQGFGAGVGKVGPYYEMGNWYRGGAVQMLFIDWLMGEQNQVRPMFPRNTSQEDLIRVSKSFDLAQHLPPVDWAKAFWTLPTIDLIKAVDGPHGVFADSMPVASGGAMMKRTPNDPAWRKGGLWHENMAINIPGLWFMSWYDVSVGPNLAMFNHVRKTAKGAAANQQWAVIAPVAHCSYTRATEHTVVGERDMGDARLAYQELTYEFFDRFLKDKPVAAMDTVPKVRYYVMGLNQWKTSDVWPPKDAVPMTFHLGSEGNANTLKGDGVLSTIAPKTDKPDKFSYDPKNPVMSYGGNVCCQGNAVVAGSMDQSKMETRPDILVYTTEAFKEGMELSGPIIPTLYVSSDAKDTDFTVKVIDVYPDGRAYNLDESIQRMRYRDGYDKPEVWMEKDKVYKVTLQPLNTSNYFAPGHKLRIEVTSSNFPRFDRNLNTGGKNWNETEPVVAHNVVHHSAQYPSALTVTVVKGTMPIVP, via the coding sequence ATGCCCGACAGCCTGCAAGCCAAACGCTGGGCTGTCGAAAACGAACTGAAGTCGATCGCTGTTGTTGAACGCAAAGTGATGATCCCGATGCGCGACGGCGTGCGCATTGCCGCCGACATCTACTATCCCAAAAACGCCTCGGAAAAATATCCGGCGATTTGGGTGCGCACGCCCTACAACTTCAACTACTGGGACGTCGCCAACGGCGTACCACGCGATATGAGCGCCGCGCTCACCGCCGTCAAACGCGGCTACGCGTTTGTGGACATGCAAGAACGCGGGCACTTCTTCTCCGAGGGGAACTACGACATCCTCGGCGCCCCGATCTCCGACGGCGACGACGAACTCAACTATCTCACCTCGCGTCCGTGGTCCAACGGCAAGGTGGGCACTACCGGTTGCTCTTCAACCGCCGAATGGCAGCCGGCCGTGGCCTCGCTTGGGAACAAGGGCTTCACCGCGATGAATGTGCAGGGCTTTGGCGCCGGCGTCGGCAAGGTTGGCCCGTACTACGAAATGGGCAACTGGTATCGCGGCGGTGCCGTGCAGATGCTGTTCATTGACTGGCTCATGGGCGAGCAGAATCAGGTGCGCCCCATGTTCCCACGCAACACGTCGCAGGAAGATCTCATTCGCGTGTCCAAGTCGTTTGACCTCGCGCAGCACCTGCCGCCGGTGGATTGGGCGAAAGCGTTCTGGACGTTGCCAACGATTGATCTCATCAAGGCCGTCGACGGCCCGCACGGCGTCTTTGCCGATTCCATGCCCGTGGCCAGCGGCGGCGCAATGATGAAGCGCACGCCCAATGATCCGGCGTGGCGTAAGGGCGGACTCTGGCACGAGAACATGGCCATCAACATTCCGGGCCTCTGGTTCATGTCCTGGTACGACGTGTCCGTGGGACCGAACCTCGCGATGTTCAACCACGTCCGCAAAACCGCCAAGGGCGCAGCCGCCAATCAACAGTGGGCGGTTATCGCACCCGTGGCGCACTGCTCGTACACCCGCGCCACGGAGCACACGGTGGTGGGCGAACGCGATATGGGCGATGCCCGACTCGCGTATCAGGAACTCACGTATGAGTTCTTTGATCGCTTCCTCAAGGACAAGCCCGTGGCCGCGATGGATACGGTGCCGAAGGTTCGCTACTACGTGATGGGGCTCAATCAGTGGAAGACCTCGGACGTCTGGCCGCCCAAGGACGCCGTCCCGATGACCTTCCACCTCGGTAGCGAAGGCAACGCCAATACGCTGAAGGGCGACGGTGTGCTCTCGACCATCGCGCCCAAGACCGACAAACCCGACAAATTCTCCTACGATCCCAAGAACCCCGTGATGTCGTACGGTGGCAATGTTTGCTGCCAAGGGAACGCGGTGGTGGCCGGATCGATGGACCAAAGCAAGATGGAAACGCGGCCGGACATCCTTGTGTATACGACAGAAGCGTTCAAGGAAGGGATGGAGTTGAGCGGGCCGATTATTCCCACGCTCTATGTGTCGTCCGACGCCAAGGATACGGATTTCACCGTCAAGGTGATTGACGTGTACCCCGATGGCCGCGCGTACAACTTGGATGAGTCCATTCAGCGCATGCGCTATCGTGACGGCTACGACAAGCCCGAAGTGTGGATGGAAAAAGACAAGGTGTATAAAGTCACGCTGCAACCGCTCAACACGAGCAACTACTTTGCGCCCGGCCACAAGCTGCGCATTGAAGTGACGAGCTCCAACTTCCCGCGCTTCGACCGCAACCTGAACACCGGCGGCAAGAACTGGAACGAAACCGAGCCTGTGGTCGCGCACAACGTGGTGCACCACTCGGCGCAGTATCCGTCGGCACTCACGGTGACCGTGGTCAAGGGGACGATGCCGATCGTCCCGTGA
- a CDS encoding glycosyl hydrolase family 18 protein encodes MLPSRVGALLVCGFAAFTSLASAQARPEALWYATASEESVQAFIAHADRISIVSPQVYFVDSTGTIWGSIDRRLVETARAKGVKIIPLVMNPGFDQPTMHRILTHPDARKRTIRSITALCRDNRFDGIQFDFENIHIQDRDAFTAFSREMADSLHAAKCSLSAAVVPRSSDLAGQTPYHAWIFDNWRGAYDYKALADAMDFLSYMTYAQHTGGSTPGPVAGYTWMERGLKFVLAQGVPPQKISLGVAAYSDWWYPTFDAKTGPRTTGRDVSYRTAMGVLARSGITPTWDERQKNYYALWDEDGVNQLVFVEDARSFNEKVALVKQYGLRGYSVWVLGLEDPAVWERR; translated from the coding sequence ATGCTCCCCTCGCGCGTTGGTGCTCTACTCGTGTGCGGTTTCGCCGCCTTCACCTCGCTTGCCTCCGCACAAGCGCGCCCCGAGGCGCTCTGGTACGCCACGGCATCGGAGGAAAGCGTCCAGGCCTTTATTGCGCACGCGGACAGGATTTCGATTGTGTCGCCGCAGGTGTACTTCGTGGACAGCACGGGCACCATTTGGGGAAGCATCGATCGCCGGTTGGTGGAGACGGCCCGCGCTAAGGGAGTGAAGATCATTCCCTTGGTGATGAACCCGGGGTTTGATCAGCCCACGATGCACCGGATCCTCACGCACCCGGATGCCCGCAAACGGACCATTCGCTCAATCACGGCGCTCTGCCGAGATAACCGCTTTGACGGAATCCAGTTCGATTTTGAGAACATCCACATTCAAGATCGCGACGCCTTTACCGCCTTTTCGCGCGAAATGGCCGACTCGCTCCACGCGGCTAAATGCTCACTCTCCGCGGCGGTGGTGCCACGGTCGTCGGACCTCGCGGGCCAAACGCCCTACCACGCGTGGATTTTTGACAACTGGCGCGGCGCATACGATTACAAAGCGCTCGCCGACGCGATGGATTTTTTGTCGTATATGACCTACGCGCAGCACACCGGTGGCTCTACACCGGGACCCGTCGCAGGCTACACCTGGATGGAGCGCGGCCTCAAGTTCGTACTGGCCCAAGGCGTTCCGCCGCAAAAGATCTCACTCGGCGTGGCGGCCTACTCAGATTGGTGGTATCCGACCTTCGACGCCAAAACAGGGCCGCGTACGACGGGGCGTGACGTGTCATATCGCACCGCGATGGGAGTACTCGCGCGCAGCGGCATCACGCCAACTTGGGACGAGCGCCAGAAAAACTACTATGCGCTCTGGGACGAAGATGGCGTCAATCAGTTGGTGTTCGTTGAGGACGCGCGTTCGTTCAACGAAAAAGTCGCGCTCGTAAAGCAGTACGGACTGCGCGGCTATTCCGTGTGGGTGCTCGGCCTTGAAGACCCTGCGGTATGGGAGCGCCGCTGA
- a CDS encoding alpha/beta hydrolase — translation MQRMTRLWKGMGIVVGAVVVLIAAFVFSAWAPDRTVAELAPRWAPPPSQFITVNGLAMHLRDEGLRDDSLPLVLLHGTSASLHTWDGWTKALAPTHRVIRLDLPGFGLTGPTPDSDYAMPGTLAFLAGLLDSLHVTRAIFIGNSMGGAVATSFAIAHPERVAKLVLVDAAGYPMRSTSVPIGFRIARSPLLSTLMRKVLPRSIVESSVRNVYGDPSKVTPELVDRFYELTLRAGNRAAVSARFQQAPSDSFSNDIKSIHVPTLILWGTLDHLIPLENAERFHRDIAGSTVVTFDGLGHVPHEEDPARSIVAVQEFLRGRP, via the coding sequence ATTCAGAGAATGACACGCCTCTGGAAGGGGATGGGAATTGTGGTTGGCGCGGTCGTGGTGCTGATCGCGGCGTTTGTATTTAGCGCGTGGGCGCCTGACCGCACGGTCGCCGAACTCGCCCCGCGTTGGGCGCCACCCCCGTCGCAGTTCATTACGGTCAACGGCCTCGCGATGCATCTGCGCGATGAAGGCCTTCGCGACGATTCTCTCCCGCTGGTGTTGCTGCACGGTACATCGGCGAGCCTGCACACATGGGACGGGTGGACGAAGGCGCTGGCCCCCACGCACCGTGTGATCCGCCTCGACTTGCCGGGCTTCGGCCTCACCGGCCCGACCCCCGACAGCGATTACGCCATGCCGGGCACCCTCGCTTTTCTCGCGGGCTTGCTCGACTCGCTGCATGTGACGCGCGCCATCTTCATCGGCAACTCTATGGGAGGCGCGGTTGCCACGTCGTTCGCCATCGCTCATCCGGAGCGCGTCGCCAAGCTCGTGTTGGTCGATGCGGCCGGCTATCCGATGCGCTCCACGTCGGTCCCCATCGGCTTTCGGATTGCGCGCTCGCCTTTGCTCAGCACGCTCATGCGGAAGGTGCTGCCGCGGTCGATTGTCGAGTCGAGCGTGCGCAATGTGTACGGCGATCCGTCGAAGGTCACACCGGAACTCGTCGATCGATTCTACGAACTCACGTTGCGCGCCGGCAATCGCGCCGCTGTATCGGCGCGCTTTCAGCAGGCACCGTCGGACAGCTTCTCCAACGACATCAAGTCCATCCACGTGCCCACCCTCATTCTCTGGGGCACGCTCGATCATCTCATTCCGCTCGAGAACGCCGAACGCTTTCATCGCGACATTGCCGGCAGTACCGTCGTCACCTTCGACGGGCTCGGGCATGTGCCGCATGAAGAAGATCCGGCGCGGAGCATCGTGGCTGTTCAAGAGTTCCTGCGTGGTCGCCCATAA
- a CDS encoding DUF2177 family protein translates to MTNFLKLYGVAFLTFCALDFTWLGFVASGFYKNQMGHLMRPDVQWGAAIAFYLIYIAAVIVLCVQPAIERQSLSRALGFGALFGLAAYAAFDLTSLALLKDFPARVAVVDLAWGTILTATVSGVAYVLAGKITV, encoded by the coding sequence ATGACCAACTTCCTCAAACTCTACGGCGTCGCCTTTCTCACCTTCTGCGCGCTCGATTTCACCTGGCTCGGCTTTGTGGCCAGCGGGTTTTACAAGAATCAAATGGGCCACCTGATGCGCCCCGACGTCCAATGGGGCGCGGCTATCGCGTTTTACCTCATTTACATCGCCGCCGTCATCGTGCTGTGCGTGCAACCGGCCATTGAACGGCAGTCGCTGAGCCGAGCGCTCGGGTTCGGCGCGCTCTTTGGCCTCGCGGCCTACGCCGCGTTCGACCTGACCAGTTTGGCGCTCCTCAAAGACTTTCCCGCTCGCGTGGCCGTGGTCGATCTCGCCTGGGGCACCATTCTCACCGCAACCGTCTCCGGCGTTGCGTACGTGCTAGCAGGCAAAATCACCGTTTAG
- a CDS encoding pirin family protein, which produces MSIRPVKRVVQAQPTMEGAGVHLRRAFGFGETNDFDPFLLFDDFRGDRPQDYLAGFPWHPHRGIETITYVLAGTVAHADSLGNTGALGAGDVQWMTAGSGILHQEMPTGDAAGRMHGFQLWANLPSSLKMSTPRYQDVQSQHIPEVIDDDGTRVRVICGDFWGKSGPVDGIAADPRYLDVYIPPGTRKTLPVETYRHAFAYVFDGKGSFRAASTPQNVRTEDGDATDTVTDENGNRSLVLFDSGDEITVQTRDEGMRFLLVSGKPLEEPVAWYGPIVMNTKEELRQAVSELRDGTFIKHA; this is translated from the coding sequence GTGTCTATTCGTCCCGTCAAACGCGTCGTTCAAGCACAGCCTACAATGGAAGGCGCCGGCGTACACTTGCGGCGTGCCTTTGGCTTTGGTGAGACCAACGACTTCGATCCCTTCCTGTTGTTCGATGACTTCCGTGGCGATCGGCCGCAGGACTATCTGGCCGGTTTTCCCTGGCATCCGCATCGCGGCATCGAGACTATCACCTACGTGCTCGCCGGTACCGTGGCGCACGCCGATAGTCTCGGCAACACCGGCGCCCTTGGTGCGGGTGACGTGCAGTGGATGACGGCCGGCAGCGGCATTCTGCATCAAGAAATGCCCACCGGCGATGCCGCCGGTCGCATGCACGGCTTTCAGTTGTGGGCCAATCTGCCATCGTCGCTCAAAATGAGTACGCCGCGCTATCAGGACGTGCAGTCGCAACACATTCCCGAAGTGATTGACGACGACGGCACGCGCGTGCGCGTGATCTGCGGCGACTTCTGGGGCAAGTCTGGCCCCGTCGATGGCATTGCCGCCGATCCGCGGTACCTCGATGTCTACATTCCGCCGGGCACGCGCAAGACGTTGCCGGTGGAGACGTACCGTCACGCCTTTGCGTATGTCTTTGACGGCAAGGGTTCGTTCCGCGCCGCGTCCACGCCGCAGAACGTGCGCACGGAAGATGGTGATGCCACCGACACGGTGACCGATGAAAATGGCAATCGCTCACTCGTGCTCTTTGACAGTGGCGACGAAATCACCGTACAAACGCGTGACGAGGGGATGCGCTTTCTCCTCGTGTCTGGGAAGCCACTCGAAGAGCCCGTGGCGTGGTACGGCCCCATTGTGATGAACACCAAGGAAGAGCTGCGCCAAGCGGTCAGCGAGCTACGCGACGGTACATTTATTAAGCACGCCTGA
- a CDS encoding RsmD family RNA methyltransferase, whose protein sequence is MRILKGKFTGRDLTSPLDFRVRPTAENVRGAMLDLLAADLKDARVIELFAGTGALAIEAISRGARTADFVETRPSSLHALKANIGLFRLKDQTRVFKKDAVPFAAELETGRYDIAFADPPYGSKMLDHVIGSWRTRKFSRVLAVEHELAHVMPKVPKAAERRVIDDTVITIYRI, encoded by the coding sequence GTGCGAATCCTCAAAGGCAAGTTCACGGGTCGCGACCTCACGTCGCCATTGGATTTTCGCGTGCGCCCCACGGCGGAGAATGTGCGCGGGGCGATGCTCGATCTGCTGGCAGCCGACCTCAAGGACGCGCGGGTGATTGAGCTGTTCGCTGGCACGGGGGCGCTGGCTATTGAGGCTATTTCGCGTGGCGCGCGGACCGCGGACTTTGTGGAGACGCGCCCGTCGAGTTTACACGCGCTCAAAGCGAACATTGGGCTCTTTCGGCTCAAGGATCAGACGCGCGTCTTCAAAAAGGACGCGGTTCCCTTTGCCGCCGAGTTGGAGACCGGACGCTACGACATTGCGTTCGCGGATCCGCCGTACGGTTCAAAAATGCTTGACCATGTGATTGGCAGCTGGCGGACGCGTAAGTTTTCGCGCGTGCTCGCGGTCGAGCACGAACTCGCGCACGTGATGCCCAAAGTGCCGAAGGCTGCGGAGCGTCGCGTGATCGACGATACGGTGATCACGATCTACCGCATCTAG
- a CDS encoding prolyl oligopeptidase family serine peptidase — MFMFRRAASVFSALLLTSAIAAAQSKPTVAQFLSPASPLELTSAHGADRIAWMAYEQGMRNVYTAAAPDFKPVRLTKFLADDGSDLTNVELSHDGTIAVFVRGSAPNRVGWIANPSHDPNGAERAIWAIKTSGGPAWRVAEGGAPVLSPDGKWVLFVKDGQIYRGRVMGDGPKSAMDTGGIPFIKEWGRNGNPRWSPDGSKIVFTSDRTDHGFVMIYDMKTRHVTYVSPSVDCDVSPTWSADSKRIAFLRRPGTPFGNQTQQGGGGIGFPQGTAYNPSAQAAGRGGFGGGCGGGGGRGGGGGGRGAVASADSSVGRGVRSPGFYSATFRGGYNLSLMVADATTGDAKEVWHNQPNDRLYNAINNIQWAGDHVIFPLNPPNDEFERYYSIPLAGGDPIQLTTTNGLVEDATMVALSSDGKTFYYSTNASDIERRHIWAVPTSGGTPRQVSTGRGIEVYPAPLASGKQMAVVYYDYKTPASIALVPTAGAAPKTIFPTLGKDFPSAAHVDPEIIVTKAADGLEIHNTLFMPQDIKPGEKRPALIFVHGGPPRQMMPGYHYMQFYHWAYGYNQYLASQGYVVLSINYRSGIGYGRSFRNAPNTNMRGNSEYQDVLAGAKYLQGRADVDPTRVGIWGLSYGGLLTSEALARNSDIFIAGADLAGVHQYGPVLDTNNLAFRSSAIGAIDGWKSPVFLVHGDDDRNVDFAQTVGLVQLLRARGVYYELQVIPDDLHESMLHKNWIDTFEHIGAFMKRFVWNKEKAP, encoded by the coding sequence ATGTTCATGTTCCGACGCGCCGCATCTGTGTTTTCGGCGCTGCTACTCACCTCTGCCATCGCTGCGGCGCAGTCCAAGCCGACCGTGGCCCAGTTTCTCTCGCCGGCTTCGCCGCTTGAGCTCACTTCTGCGCATGGCGCCGATCGCATTGCCTGGATGGCCTACGAACAGGGCATGCGGAACGTGTACACCGCAGCGGCTCCCGACTTCAAGCCAGTGCGGCTGACCAAGTTCCTCGCGGACGACGGCAGCGACCTCACCAATGTCGAACTTTCACACGACGGCACCATCGCGGTCTTCGTGCGCGGTTCGGCACCCAACCGTGTGGGGTGGATCGCCAATCCGTCGCACGACCCAAACGGCGCGGAGCGCGCCATATGGGCGATCAAGACGAGTGGCGGCCCGGCCTGGCGCGTTGCGGAAGGTGGCGCGCCCGTGCTCTCGCCCGATGGCAAATGGGTGCTCTTCGTAAAGGACGGTCAGATCTACCGCGGCCGCGTGATGGGCGACGGCCCCAAGAGCGCGATGGACACCGGCGGCATTCCGTTCATTAAGGAATGGGGGCGCAACGGCAATCCGCGCTGGTCGCCCGATGGCTCCAAGATTGTGTTTACGAGCGACCGCACGGACCATGGGTTCGTGATGATCTATGACATGAAAACGCGCCACGTGACGTATGTGTCGCCAAGCGTGGATTGTGATGTGAGCCCCACCTGGAGCGCCGACAGCAAACGCATTGCGTTTCTGCGCCGTCCTGGCACGCCGTTCGGCAATCAGACGCAGCAGGGAGGCGGTGGCATCGGCTTTCCGCAGGGCACCGCGTACAATCCCAGCGCGCAGGCCGCGGGTCGTGGTGGCTTCGGCGGTGGCTGTGGCGGCGGTGGTGGTCGTGGTGGTGGCGGTGGTGGACGCGGTGCGGTGGCGTCGGCCGATTCAAGCGTCGGCCGCGGCGTGCGCTCGCCGGGCTTCTACAGCGCCACCTTCCGTGGTGGCTACAACCTCTCGCTGATGGTGGCCGATGCCACGACCGGCGACGCCAAGGAAGTCTGGCACAATCAGCCCAATGACCGCCTCTACAACGCCATCAACAACATTCAGTGGGCCGGCGACCATGTCATCTTCCCGCTGAATCCACCCAACGATGAATTCGAGCGCTACTACTCGATTCCGCTCGCCGGTGGCGATCCCATCCAGTTGACCACCACCAATGGTCTGGTGGAAGATGCGACTATGGTCGCGCTTTCCAGCGACGGCAAAACGTTCTACTACAGCACGAATGCCAGCGATATCGAACGCCGTCACATCTGGGCGGTGCCGACGTCGGGTGGCACCCCGCGCCAAGTTTCCACGGGGCGCGGCATCGAAGTGTATCCGGCGCCGCTCGCCAGCGGGAAGCAAATGGCCGTCGTGTATTACGACTACAAAACACCGGCGTCGATTGCGCTCGTTCCCACAGCCGGCGCAGCGCCCAAGACCATCTTCCCAACACTCGGCAAAGATTTTCCCTCTGCGGCGCATGTGGATCCCGAAATCATCGTCACCAAGGCGGCCGACGGACTCGAGATTCACAACACGCTCTTCATGCCGCAGGACATCAAGCCTGGCGAAAAGCGTCCGGCGCTGATCTTCGTGCATGGTGGCCCGCCGCGGCAGATGATGCCTGGCTATCACTACATGCAGTTCTACCACTGGGCCTATGGGTACAATCAGTACCTGGCGAGCCAAGGCTATGTGGTATTGTCGATCAACTATAGAAGTGGCATTGGCTACGGTCGCAGCTTCCGCAACGCGCCTAACACCAACATGCGCGGCAACAGCGAGTATCAGGACGTGCTCGCCGGCGCCAAGTATCTGCAGGGGCGCGCCGATGTGGATCCGACACGCGTCGGCATCTGGGGGCTGTCGTATGGTGGCCTGCTCACCAGCGAAGCCCTCGCGCGCAACAGCGACATCTTCATTGCGGGCGCCGATCTCGCCGGCGTGCACCAGTACGGCCCCGTGCTCGATACCAACAATCTCGCCTTCCGTTCGTCCGCCATCGGCGCCATTGATGGCTGGAAGTCGCCGGTCTTCCTCGTGCACGGCGACGATGACCGCAACGTGGACTTTGCGCAAACCGTCGGACTCGTGCAGCTCCTTCGCGCGCGCGGTGTGTACTACGAACTGCAGGTCATTCCGGATGACCTGCACGAATCCATGCTCCACAAAAACTGGATCGATACTTTTGAGCACATCGGCGCATTTATGAAGCGCTTTGTCTGGAACAAGGAAAAAGCGCCCTGA
- a CDS encoding DEAD/DEAH box helicase, producing the protein MIKSKEVPVAAGFSALGLDERVLKTLTGLGYEEPTAVQEATIPPLLAGRDVLGQAATGTGKTAAFALPLIHLITPNAVPRERTTGLVLVPTRELAMQVAEAIHKYGRDLGVSVMPVYGGAPMESQIRSLKRGVDIVVATPGRALDHINRKTLHLGHLKMAVLDEADEMLDMGFAEDLEAILKATPEIRQTALFSATLPSRIQAIARAHLRDPIVVTIDRSVSPEVEAARVRQLAYIVPRPHKIAALGRVLDVEQPTSAIVFCRTRGDVDALTEALGAHGQRAEALHGGLSQDQRDRVMKKFRAKKTDLLVATDVAARGLDVKHVSHVINFDVPADAEAYVHRIGRTGRAGREGVAITFAEPREHRLLRNIERATKQKIEISEVPTIADLKAKRLELTRASVRDAVMSGGLDMYRKVVESLAAELDVMDIAAAAIKLVENRRGEDEPEEIPLASRVSVGAIARPVRGARVSTEKNPRPTDGSKRPRGVPKPAWEPVRLFIGGGRKAKIRPGDLVGAITGELGIDSSNIGAIAISDRFSTVEVPSDIADTVIAALGAATIKGKKLLVRRDRA; encoded by the coding sequence ATGATAAAGTCTAAGGAAGTTCCCGTGGCCGCTGGATTTAGCGCCCTCGGTCTCGATGAGCGCGTGCTCAAGACACTTACGGGCCTCGGGTACGAAGAACCGACCGCCGTACAAGAAGCCACAATTCCTCCGCTGCTTGCTGGCCGTGACGTCCTCGGGCAGGCTGCCACCGGCACCGGCAAGACAGCGGCGTTCGCACTGCCGCTCATCCATCTCATTACGCCAAACGCAGTCCCGCGCGAACGCACCACGGGACTCGTGCTTGTTCCCACGCGTGAACTGGCCATGCAGGTGGCCGAAGCGATTCACAAGTACGGACGCGACCTGGGCGTGAGCGTCATGCCGGTCTACGGTGGCGCGCCGATGGAATCGCAGATTCGCTCGCTCAAGCGTGGCGTCGATATTGTGGTCGCCACACCGGGACGCGCGCTCGATCATATCAACCGCAAAACGCTCCACCTCGGCCATCTCAAAATGGCCGTACTCGACGAAGCCGACGAAATGCTCGACATGGGCTTCGCCGAAGATCTCGAAGCCATTCTCAAGGCCACGCCGGAGATTCGCCAGACGGCGCTGTTCAGCGCCACCTTGCCGTCGCGCATTCAGGCCATTGCGCGCGCGCACCTGCGCGACCCGATCGTCGTGACCATCGACCGCAGCGTCTCGCCCGAAGTTGAAGCGGCGCGCGTGCGTCAGCTGGCCTACATCGTGCCGCGCCCGCACAAGATTGCCGCGCTTGGTCGCGTGCTCGACGTGGAACAGCCCACCTCAGCCATCGTCTTCTGCCGTACGCGCGGTGACGTGGACGCGCTCACCGAAGCGCTCGGCGCACACGGCCAGCGCGCCGAAGCGTTGCACGGTGGATTGAGCCAAGATCAGCGCGATCGCGTGATGAAGAAGTTCCGCGCCAAAAAAACGGATCTGCTCGTGGCCACCGACGTGGCCGCGCGCGGCCTCGACGTGAAGCACGTCAGCCACGTCATCAACTTTGACGTGCCCGCCGACGCCGAAGCGTATGTGCACCGCATTGGTCGCACGGGGCGCGCCGGACGAGAAGGCGTGGCGATTACCTTCGCCGAGCCGCGCGAACACCGCCTGCTGCGCAACATTGAGCGCGCCACCAAGCAGAAGATTGAGATTTCCGAAGTCCCGACGATCGCCGATCTCAAGGCCAAGCGCCTGGAGCTCACGCGCGCCTCGGTGCGCGATGCGGTGATGTCAGGCGGACTCGATATGTATCGCAAGGTGGTGGAGTCACTCGCCGCTGAGTTGGATGTGATGGATATTGCGGCGGCGGCGATCAAGCTTGTTGAAAATCGCCGCGGGGAAGATGAGCCGGAAGAAATTCCGCTCGCCTCGCGTGTGTCCGTGGGCGCCATTGCGCGCCCCGTGCGCGGCGCGCGCGTTTCAACGGAAAAGAACCCGCGTCCCACGGACGGCTCCAAGCGTCCGCGTGGCGTGCCGAAGCCAGCGTGGGAACCCGTACGCCTGTTCATCGGCGGCGGACGCAAGGCCAAGATCCGGCCGGGCGATCTCGTGGGCGCCATCACCGGTGAGCTCGGCATCGATTCGTCGAACATCGGCGCTATTGCCATCTCCGATCGGTTCTCCACGGTGGAAGTGCCGTCCGACATTGCCGACACGGTGATTGCCGCACTCGGCGCAGCCACTATCAAGGGCAAGAAGCTGCTCGTCCGTCGCGATCGCGCATAA
- a CDS encoding hemolysin III family protein: MAQERAQTFGEEIANSITHGAGLVAAIVAAPALIVVAAHTHDVWRIVTASMYATTLVLLYATSTLYHAFPHVTMPRTKAVFQRLDHAAIYLLIAGTYTPFVLVDLRGPWGWSLFGVVWGLAAFGVTLKSVFGAHRLPAISTAVYVGMGWLAVVAFKPMLAHVSHDALRWLFIGGACYTVGVVFFVWERVRYSHAVWHLFVLAGSVSHAWAILGYVLPLHA; this comes from the coding sequence ATGGCACAGGAACGGGCACAGACATTCGGCGAAGAAATCGCCAACAGCATCACGCATGGCGCCGGCTTGGTGGCCGCGATCGTCGCGGCGCCGGCGCTGATTGTGGTGGCGGCGCACACGCATGATGTGTGGCGCATTGTCACGGCAAGCATGTATGCCACGACACTGGTGCTGCTCTACGCCACGTCCACGCTGTACCATGCCTTTCCGCACGTCACAATGCCGCGCACCAAGGCCGTGTTTCAACGGCTCGATCACGCGGCCATTTATTTGTTGATTGCTGGCACCTACACGCCGTTCGTGCTCGTGGATTTGCGCGGGCCATGGGGCTGGTCGCTGTTCGGTGTGGTGTGGGGGCTCGCGGCTTTTGGCGTGACACTCAAAAGCGTGTTTGGCGCGCACCGTCTGCCGGCGATTTCCACCGCAGTGTACGTCGGCATGGGTTGGCTCGCGGTGGTTGCGTTCAAGCCGATGCTCGCGCACGTGAGCCACGATGCGCTCCGCTGGCTGTTCATTGGCGGCGCGTGCTACACGGTGGGCGTCGTGTTCTTTGTGTGGGAGCGCGTTCGTTACAGCCACGCGGTATGGCATCTGTTTGTGCTCGCCGGCAGTGTGAGTCACGCCTGGGCAATCCTCGGCTACGTTCTGCCGCTGCACGCATAA